One genomic region from Microcystis panniformis FACHB-1757 encodes:
- a CDS encoding RNA-guided endonuclease InsQ/TnpB family protein, whose product MKLVQKHLIKFNHKNYSVIDKLGFLSKNLYNCAIYLNRQVFFSHQPFLTMTELHHALKMSPDYQALPAKVSQLVLKQVEKTFKSYQKAKEQYKKSPDKFTGEPKLPRYKDKEKGRNVLTYNYQAISKKALKQGLIKLSGTNLEFKTNLKRVLEVRIIPKLGAYCLEIVYEQPSSSSQEGERYAFIDLGLNNLAAVTSNIPEFQPTLVCGKALKSCNQKYNKTLAKLKSELPSLQKTSKRIQGLTLKRNCQVDYYLHTASKYIIDKLLAHQINLLVIGHNQGWKQNINIGDRNNQSFVNIPHSRFIEQLTYKANLVGIEVKTTNESYTAKCSFLDLESIQKQKSYLGKRIKRGLFRSSSGYFYGADINGSLNIGRKVVGEAAFSGNPIERFVVNPVRVKAYKANSRCNICVQN is encoded by the coding sequence ATGAAATTAGTTCAAAAACATCTAATTAAATTTAATCACAAAAATTATTCAGTAATTGATAAATTAGGATTTTTATCGAAGAATCTGTATAATTGTGCTATTTATTTAAACCGTCAAGTTTTCTTTTCACATCAACCATTTTTAACAATGACTGAGTTACATCATGCCTTAAAAATGAGTCCAGATTATCAAGCCTTACCCGCCAAAGTAAGTCAGTTAGTATTAAAGCAAGTAGAAAAAACCTTTAAATCCTACCAAAAAGCGAAAGAACAATACAAAAAATCGCCAGATAAATTTACAGGAGAGCCTAAGTTGCCAAGATACAAAGACAAGGAAAAAGGTAGAAACGTTTTAACTTATAACTATCAAGCCATTTCTAAAAAAGCGTTGAAGCAAGGTTTAATCAAGCTATCAGGGACTAATTTAGAATTTAAAACTAATTTAAAGAGAGTCTTAGAGGTCAGGATTATTCCTAAATTGGGTGCTTATTGTTTAGAGATTGTCTATGAACAACCATCCTCATCAAGTCAAGAGGGAGAAAGATATGCTTTTATCGATTTAGGCTTAAATAACCTAGCTGCTGTTACCTCTAATATTCCCGAATTTCAGCCAACTTTAGTATGTGGAAAAGCCTTAAAATCTTGCAATCAAAAGTACAACAAGACACTAGCTAAACTCAAATCGGAATTACCCAGTCTTCAGAAGACCAGTAAAAGAATACAAGGTTTAACTTTAAAGCGTAATTGCCAGGTGGATTATTACCTCCACACCGCTAGTAAATATATTATTGATAAATTACTAGCTCATCAAATTAACCTTTTAGTTATTGGTCATAATCAAGGCTGGAAACAAAACATTAATATTGGAGATAGAAATAACCAGTCATTCGTAAATATTCCTCATTCAAGGTTTATCGAACAACTTACCTATAAAGCAAATTTAGTAGGAATAGAGGTCAAAACAACTAATGAAAGCTATACCGCTAAATGTAGTTTCTTAGACTTAGAGTCTATTCAAAAGCAAAAAAGCTATTTAGGCAAGAGAATTAAAAGAGGACTATTCAGAAGCTCGTCGGGTTATTTCTATGGAGCAGATATTAATGGTTCCTTAAATATTGGAAGAAAGGTAGTCGGAGAGGCCGCCTTTAGCGGGAATCCGATAGAGAGGTTCGTAGTTAACCCAGTACGGGTCAAAGCGTACAAAGCTAATTCTAGATGCAATATTTGCGTACAGAATTAG
- a CDS encoding DUF29 domain-containing protein, whose product MTLLKQSDIQENPTTLYEQDLQLWIEQTIHQLQNRQFEQLDIENLIEELKDLGKSEKRALESNLMVLLIHLLKLKIQHDAPETMKASWYNSVDEHRQRVQDDLLKIPSLKSYLLISITQAYSSARKVAIKQGKRAQFGIRIPQESEYPLACPFTPEQILNEDFYG is encoded by the coding sequence ATGACCTTATTAAAACAATCGGACATTCAAGAAAATCCCACAACACTTTACGAACAAGATCTTCAGTTGTGGATTGAGCAAACTATTCATCAATTACAGAATCGACAGTTTGAACAACTGGATATAGAAAACTTAATTGAGGAGTTAAAAGATTTGGGTAAGTCAGAGAAACGCGCCTTAGAGAGCAACTTAATGGTCCTGTTGATTCACTTACTCAAATTAAAGATACAGCATGATGCTCCTGAGACAATGAAAGCAAGTTGGTATAATTCAGTAGATGAGCATCGTCAGCGCGTTCAAGATGATTTACTTAAGATTCCCTCTCTTAAATCTTATCTCTTAATCTCCATCACACAAGCCTATTCCAGCGCTCGTAAAGTCGCCATCAAACAGGGTAAACGCGCTCAATTTGGTATTCGTATTCCCCAAGAAAGTGAGTATCCCCTCGCTTGTCCTTTCACACCTGAACAGATTCTAAATGAGGACTTTTACGGATAA
- a CDS encoding SpoIID/LytB domain-containing protein: MVKLNKKIKDGVIKVKFAASTYFSLLRHCAVPLLSIATFTPILLTYLAKEKPETPQAQANLETAASPAPIIPSPIAPLTAPSPKLSPSPQSSATPKSAPSPQSSLSAPKKLAPFPQSSPNTSPAAAAKPVTRQPLAVPANYTPPVLEIRVAIKRDVASVLIGVNGPAVITDRQGRGLKTIATNEGLPVIASANGLKMGDLSLPEVIFVQPTSADGLVYVDDGWYRGKVLLVAQGDRLLVVNHVNLEAYLYSVVGSEMHSTAPMHALKAQAIAARSYALVHMIRPANAWFHLGNTQRWQVYKGIRSEYQSTHQAVNATAGQILSYKGGVVESLYAATDEIVAWAHGGRGMSQTGAYKLAEKGLDYQQILGNYYPGVGLARLVLQN; the protein is encoded by the coding sequence ATGGTAAAGTTAAATAAGAAAATTAAAGATGGTGTGATTAAAGTGAAATTTGCTGCTAGTACCTATTTTTCCCTGCTGCGTCATTGTGCCGTTCCTTTGTTGTCGATCGCCACTTTTACGCCAATTCTCTTAACTTATTTAGCCAAGGAAAAACCAGAAACCCCGCAAGCGCAGGCAAATCTAGAGACTGCTGCCTCCCCTGCTCCTATTATCCCATCTCCGATCGCCCCCTTAACCGCGCCATCACCGAAACTATCCCCCTCTCCCCAATCTTCTGCGACTCCAAAATCAGCACCCTCTCCCCAGTCTTCCCTCTCCGCACCGAAAAAATTAGCACCCTTTCCTCAGTCTTCTCCTAATACTTCCCCCGCTGCCGCGGCCAAACCGGTAACTAGACAACCTTTAGCGGTTCCCGCTAATTATACGCCGCCGGTCCTAGAAATTCGCGTAGCGATTAAAAGGGATGTGGCCAGTGTTTTGATTGGAGTTAACGGGCCGGCGGTGATCACCGACCGTCAAGGTCGTGGTTTAAAAACGATTGCCACTAACGAGGGTTTACCGGTGATTGCCAGTGCCAATGGCTTAAAAATGGGCGATTTATCGCTGCCAGAGGTGATTTTTGTGCAGCCCACCAGTGCCGATGGTTTAGTTTATGTGGATGATGGTTGGTATCGGGGCAAAGTGCTGCTTGTTGCCCAAGGCGATCGCTTGTTAGTGGTCAATCATGTTAATTTAGAGGCCTATCTCTATAGTGTAGTGGGTAGTGAAATGCACTCCACTGCGCCAATGCACGCTTTAAAGGCACAGGCGATCGCCGCTCGTTCCTACGCCCTAGTACACATGATCCGCCCCGCTAATGCTTGGTTTCATCTGGGCAATACCCAACGCTGGCAGGTATATAAAGGCATTCGCTCGGAGTATCAATCGACTCACCAGGCGGTTAATGCCACTGCTGGGCAGATTCTCAGCTATAAAGGGGGTGTAGTCGAGTCTCTTTATGCCGCCACGGATGAAATTGTCGCTTGGGCCCACGGTGGTCGCGGTATGAGTCAAACTGGAGCTTATAAATTAGCGGAAAAAGGCCTAGATTATCAACAAATTCTCGGTAATTATTATCCCGGAGTTGGTTTAGCTCGTCTAGTTCTACAAAATTAG
- the metH gene encoding methionine synthase, whose translation MNSPFLDYLNGPKHPVLVFDGAMGTSLQSQNLTAEDFGGAEYEGCNEYLVHTKPSAVAKVHEAFLAVGADVIETDTFGGTSIVLAEYDLADQAYYLNKTAAELAKACANKYSTPEKPRFVAGSMGPGTKLPTLGHIDFDTLKNAYVEQVEGLYDGGADLLLVETCQDVLQIKAALNAIEEVFQKKGQRLPLMVSVTMETMGTMLVGTEINAVVSILQPYKIDILGLNCATGPDLMKPHIKYLSENSPFIVSCIPNAGLPENVGGQAHYRLTPVELKMALMHFIEDLGVQIIGGCCGTRPDHIQALAELSQGLTPKSRHYHYEPSAASIYSTQPYIQDNSFLIVGEKLNASGSKKCRELLNAEDWDSLVSMAKAQVKEGAHILDVNVDYVGRDGVRDMHQLASRLVNNVTLPLMLDSTEWEKMEAGLKVAGGKCILNSTNYEDGEPRFYQVLDLAKKYGAGVVIGTIDEEGMGRTAEKKFQIAKRAYYGAIEYGIPPYEIFFDPLALPISTGIEEDRENGKATIEAMRRIRQELPECHILLGVSNISFGLNPAARQVLNSVFLHEAMQVGMDGAIVSANKILPLAKIEPEYQQICRDLIYDNRRFDGDICVYDPLTKLTELFAGKTTKKDPSSNANLPVEERLKQHIIDGERLGLEDALNQALQDYPPLDIINIFLLDGMKVVGELFGSGQMQLPFVLQSAQTMKAAVAFLEPFMEKKEGDNNAKGTFIIATVKGDVHDIGKNLVDIILTNNGYKVINLGIKQPVENIIEAYKEHKADCIAMSGLLVKSTAFMKENLEVFNEKGITVPVILGGAALTPKFVHDDCQKTYKGQVIYGKDAFSDLHFMDKLMPAKAGGQWDDSKGFLAEFAEAEKSPVVAEELKVNPDTIFTDGSVDKELVIDTRRSEAVAVDIPRPTPPFWGTKILTAAEIPIEEVFWYLDLQALFVGQWQFRKPQSQSKQEYDQFLQEKVHPILTAWKEKIVKENLLNPTLIYGYFPCQSSGNSLLIYDPESIQAGEKPENLQPSAIFEFPRQKSGRRLCIADFFAPQESGIIDVFPMQAVTVGEIATEYAKSLFDANEYTEYLYYHGMAVQTAEAMAEWTHTRIRRELGFAEFDPDNIRDILQQRYRGSRYSFGYPACPNIQDQYKQLDLLGCDRIGMSMDESEQLYPEQSTTAIITYHPTAKYFST comes from the coding sequence ATGAATAGCCCCTTTCTTGACTACCTCAACGGTCCCAAGCATCCCGTCCTCGTCTTTGATGGAGCGATGGGAACTTCCCTACAAAGCCAAAATCTGACGGCCGAGGACTTTGGTGGGGCAGAATACGAAGGGTGTAACGAGTATCTTGTCCATACTAAACCTAGCGCCGTAGCGAAAGTCCACGAAGCTTTTTTAGCCGTGGGTGCGGATGTGATTGAAACCGACACCTTCGGGGGAACCTCGATAGTTTTAGCCGAGTACGATTTAGCCGACCAAGCCTATTATCTCAACAAAACCGCCGCCGAACTGGCCAAAGCTTGCGCGAATAAATACTCTACCCCCGAAAAACCCCGTTTTGTGGCGGGTTCGATGGGGCCGGGGACAAAACTGCCCACTTTGGGTCATATTGACTTTGATACGCTCAAAAATGCCTATGTGGAACAGGTAGAGGGTCTGTATGATGGCGGAGCAGATTTATTATTAGTAGAAACCTGTCAGGATGTCCTGCAAATTAAAGCGGCTTTAAATGCTATTGAAGAAGTATTTCAGAAAAAAGGTCAACGATTGCCCCTCATGGTTTCGGTGACGATGGAAACCATGGGAACGATGTTAGTAGGAACGGAAATTAACGCCGTTGTCTCTATTTTACAACCCTATAAAATTGATATTTTGGGACTTAACTGCGCCACTGGTCCAGATTTAATGAAACCCCATATTAAATATCTCTCGGAAAATTCCCCTTTTATTGTTTCTTGTATTCCTAACGCTGGTTTACCGGAAAATGTCGGCGGTCAAGCGCATTATCGCCTCACTCCCGTAGAATTAAAAATGGCTTTAATGCACTTTATCGAAGATTTGGGAGTACAAATTATTGGCGGTTGTTGTGGTACTCGTCCCGACCATATTCAAGCTTTAGCGGAACTAAGTCAGGGTTTAACTCCGAAATCTCGTCATTATCATTATGAACCCTCCGCCGCCTCTATTTATAGTACCCAACCCTATATTCAAGATAATTCTTTCCTCATTGTCGGGGAAAAATTAAACGCCAGTGGTTCTAAAAAATGTCGGGAACTGCTCAATGCTGAAGACTGGGATAGTTTAGTATCGATGGCGAAAGCGCAGGTAAAAGAAGGGGCGCATATTCTCGATGTCAACGTCGATTATGTGGGCCGGGATGGGGTGCGCGATATGCACCAATTAGCCTCTCGTTTAGTTAATAATGTCACCCTACCTTTAATGTTAGATTCCACCGAATGGGAAAAAATGGAAGCGGGGTTAAAAGTAGCGGGGGGTAAATGTATCCTCAACTCTACTAACTACGAAGACGGGGAACCGCGTTTTTATCAAGTCTTGGATTTAGCGAAAAAATACGGCGCAGGGGTAGTAATTGGAACCATTGATGAAGAAGGAATGGGACGCACTGCCGAGAAAAAATTCCAGATAGCTAAACGGGCCTATTATGGGGCGATAGAATACGGAATTCCTCCCTACGAAATCTTTTTTGATCCTCTAGCTTTACCGATTTCTACTGGTATCGAAGAAGACCGAGAAAATGGCAAGGCTACTATCGAAGCAATGCGCCGAATTCGCCAAGAACTGCCCGAATGTCACATTCTTTTAGGTGTGTCTAATATCTCTTTTGGGTTGAATCCGGCAGCGCGTCAGGTATTAAATTCCGTCTTCCTCCACGAAGCGATGCAGGTGGGAATGGATGGGGCAATTGTCAGCGCTAATAAGATTCTTCCTTTGGCAAAAATTGAACCAGAATATCAGCAAATTTGTCGGGATTTAATCTATGATAATCGTCGTTTTGATGGCGATATATGTGTTTATGATCCCCTGACCAAATTAACCGAATTATTTGCGGGAAAAACCACTAAAAAAGACCCCTCTAGTAATGCTAATTTACCCGTGGAGGAACGCTTAAAACAGCATATTATTGATGGGGAAAGATTGGGACTGGAAGACGCTTTGAATCAAGCTTTACAGGACTATCCACCCCTAGATATTATTAATATTTTCCTCTTGGATGGGATGAAGGTAGTGGGTGAGTTATTTGGTTCAGGACAAATGCAGTTACCTTTTGTTCTCCAATCTGCCCAAACTATGAAAGCAGCTGTTGCTTTTTTAGAACCATTTATGGAGAAAAAAGAGGGGGATAATAATGCCAAAGGGACTTTTATTATCGCAACGGTTAAAGGGGATGTTCACGATATTGGTAAAAATTTAGTTGATATTATCTTGACAAATAACGGCTATAAGGTGATTAATTTGGGCATTAAACAACCCGTAGAAAATATCATCGAAGCCTACAAAGAACATAAAGCCGATTGTATCGCTATGAGCGGTTTATTGGTGAAATCGACGGCTTTTATGAAGGAAAATCTGGAGGTTTTTAACGAAAAAGGAATCACCGTTCCTGTTATCCTTGGCGGGGCAGCTTTAACTCCCAAATTTGTCCATGATGACTGTCAAAAAACCTACAAGGGACAGGTTATCTATGGTAAAGATGCCTTCTCTGACCTGCATTTTATGGATAAATTAATGCCCGCTAAAGCTGGGGGTCAATGGGATGATAGTAAAGGCTTTTTAGCGGAGTTTGCCGAGGCAGAAAAAAGCCCGGTTGTTGCCGAAGAATTAAAGGTTAATCCCGATACTATTTTTACCGATGGCAGCGTGGACAAAGAATTAGTTATTGATACCCGTCGGTCCGAAGCGGTGGCAGTTGATATTCCCCGACCAACACCGCCCTTCTGGGGTACTAAAATATTAACAGCAGCAGAAATTCCCATCGAGGAGGTTTTCTGGTATTTAGACCTACAAGCTTTATTTGTCGGTCAATGGCAATTTCGCAAACCACAAAGCCAATCCAAGCAAGAATACGACCAGTTTTTACAGGAAAAAGTTCATCCAATTCTAACAGCATGGAAAGAGAAAATTGTCAAGGAAAATTTACTAAACCCCACATTAATTTATGGTTATTTTCCCTGTCAGTCGTCCGGTAATTCCCTCTTAATTTACGATCCCGAATCGATACAAGCGGGCGAAAAACCCGAAAATCTGCAACCGAGTGCCATTTTTGAGTTTCCTCGCCAGAAATCTGGTCGTCGTCTCTGTATTGCTGACTTTTTCGCCCCGCAGGAATCCGGGATTATCGACGTTTTCCCGATGCAAGCGGTGACAGTGGGGGAAATCGCCACGGAATACGCTAAATCTCTCTTTGATGCCAACGAATATACCGAATACCTCTATTATCACGGCATGGCTGTGCAAACCGCCGAAGCCATGGCCGAATGGACCCACACCCGCATCCGTCGCGAGTTAGGTTTCGCAGAGTTCGATCCCGATAATATCCGCGATATACTGCAACAGCGTTACCGGGGTTCTCGCTATAGTTTCGGCTATCCCGCTTGTCCCAATATTCAGGACCAATACAAGCAACTAGATCTGTTAGGATGCGATCGCATTGGGATGTCTATGGACGAAAGCGAACAATTGTACCCAGAACAATCCACCACCGCCATTATCACCTATCACCCCACCGCTAAATACTTTAGTACCTAA
- a CDS encoding IS607 family transposase has product MKLSDYAKKKGISYDTAWRMWNRGQLQGERLPTGTIIIFEDDRSCGENKVAIYARVSSSENKSDLETQAKRLEAYCIAKGYQIVRVVKEVGSGVNDHRKLLLKLLEQTDYNLIVVEHKDRLSRVGFNYLKVLLTQTNRDLEVVNLAEERKDDLRQDFVSIITSFCARLYSLRQRNRKIECLIKCLEENDEISSKTSN; this is encoded by the coding sequence ATGAAACTATCAGATTATGCTAAGAAAAAAGGGATCAGTTATGACACTGCTTGGAGAATGTGGAATCGAGGGCAGTTACAAGGAGAACGTCTTCCTACAGGAACAATTATTATTTTTGAAGATGACCGTTCTTGCGGTGAAAATAAAGTAGCTATTTATGCGCGAGTTTCTAGTTCAGAAAATAAATCTGACTTAGAGACTCAGGCAAAAAGATTGGAAGCTTATTGTATTGCGAAAGGCTATCAAATTGTTCGAGTAGTTAAAGAAGTAGGAAGTGGAGTCAATGATCATCGAAAGCTATTATTAAAACTTCTAGAACAAACTGATTATAATTTGATTGTCGTAGAACATAAAGATCGTTTAAGCAGAGTAGGGTTTAATTATCTGAAAGTTCTTTTAACTCAAACAAATAGAGATCTAGAGGTGGTTAATCTAGCAGAAGAAAGAAAAGACGATTTAAGGCAAGACTTCGTGAGCATAATTACCTCATTTTGCGCTCGATTATACTCATTAAGACAACGAAATAGAAAGATAGAATGTTTAATTAAATGCCTTGAGGAGAATGATGAAATTAGTTCAAAAACATCTAATTAA
- a CDS encoding DUF433 domain-containing protein, giving the protein MQLEDYFNFLAPNDIRLKGTRVGIETILHDFIYQAKTPEEIANTYPSLTLEQVYATILYYLHDKEKVSQYIADWLEWGRKMREEQRKNPPPVVERLRKLKAEITAKQKANDTEIFN; this is encoded by the coding sequence ATGCAACTCGAAGACTATTTTAATTTTCTTGCTCCTAACGATATTCGGCTAAAAGGAACCCGCGTCGGTATTGAAACCATTTTACACGATTTCATTTACCAAGCCAAAACTCCCGAAGAAATTGCTAATACTTATCCATCTTTAACCCTCGAACAGGTATATGCGACGATTCTTTATTATCTTCATGATAAAGAAAAAGTGAGCCAATACATCGCCGACTGGCTAGAATGGGGGCGAAAAATGCGAGAAGAACAGCGAAAAAATCCTCCGCCTGTGGTTGAACGACTGAGAAAATTGAAAGCTGAAATAACAGCCAAGCAGAAAGCTAATGACACTGAAATATTTAATTGA
- a CDS encoding DUF5615 family PIN-like protein, with amino-acid sequence MTLKYLIDENVNSVYPQQLRRREPEIIIRVVGEPDTPKLGTLDPEILIWCEVMGFILVTNNRASMPVHLREHFNQNRHIPGIFILNQDLSIGDNLLELIVIAKGSFDNEYEDRIVHLPLT; translated from the coding sequence ATGACACTGAAATATTTAATTGATGAAAATGTTAATTCGGTGTATCCTCAACAATTGCGTCGCCGAGAACCAGAAATCATTATTCGAGTAGTTGGTGAACCAGATACACCAAAATTAGGTACATTAGATCCAGAAATCTTGATTTGGTGTGAGGTGATGGGATTTATTTTAGTGACAAATAATCGTGCTTCTATGCCAGTACATTTAAGAGAACACTTCAACCAAAACCGTCACATTCCTGGAATTTTTATTCTCAATCAAGATTTAAGTATTGGTGATAACTTGTTAGAATTAATTGTAATTGCCAAAGGTTCTTTTGACAATGAATATGAAGACCGAATTGTACATTTACCGTTAACTTAA